CAGCTTTTAAACACCGGAATAGAAGCCATGGATATGGGACCGAATGAGACCATCAAGATCTCAGAGCTGGCGGTTCGGATTAAGCAGTTGGCCAGAGATATGAATGTTGCTGTACTGGCGATTTCCGATGTGACGAAAGAAGAGCAGAAAGGTACCTTTCAGAGTAAAGAGTTCACCATGAATGCTCTTAGAGGCTCTAACCGAATAGCCCATGCTGCTGATTGTATCATGGTTCTGTACTCTGAACCAGCCCATGCAGACGGTGGTAAGGCAGAGAAAGATGCCTGGGAAGTGTTTACCCATAAGGTAAAGGACTCAGAACAGGCCATGGATTTTGTTAC
The Desulfonatronovibrio magnus DNA segment above includes these coding regions:
- a CDS encoding DnaB-like helicase C-terminal domain-containing protein yields the protein QLLNTGIEAMDMGPNETIKISELAVRIKQLARDMNVAVLAISDVTKEEQKGTFQSKEFTMNALRGSNRIAHAADCIMVLYSEPAHADGGKAEKDAWEVFTHKVKDSEQAMDFVTNLKEFKEENPVGGEGATVYARLELIKNRGGQGKGNQFLLFHRAFHKFEPAEIEGQRKAEGRGE